A window from Nitrosopumilus sp. encodes these proteins:
- a CDS encoding DNA repair protein, with the protein MGLFGKKKEEEKVSEKSEEFILKNELEAEVENLQKEFRTKQEDLNNITEKIKAVKEEYDSTVSSLMLVKKEFNQKKMELDIAQREYRETNEKIKNSNKIIDSQKIEQFKKTSEDLVKKTQELEELTKKYDEIKEQITQEQSTLHNIRKQQIEVEKELEEANSRLYNAKDELAKKDQLQDADDNDNTGILTPSEKKFIEGESNDKKSSAGIIEAASAVVGSLKSKLNMTQKELETIQSLLEKEREEHEKTKQDYEKTKQELEKLKEMQNP; encoded by the coding sequence ATGGGATTATTTGGAAAGAAGAAAGAGGAAGAAAAGGTATCTGAAAAAAGTGAAGAGTTTATACTAAAAAATGAACTTGAAGCAGAAGTAGAAAACCTACAAAAAGAGTTCAGAACAAAACAAGAAGATCTTAATAACATTACAGAAAAGATCAAGGCTGTAAAAGAAGAATATGATTCTACAGTTAGCAGTCTGATGTTAGTAAAAAAAGAATTCAATCAAAAAAAAATGGAACTAGATATTGCCCAAAGAGAATACAGAGAGACCAATGAAAAGATAAAAAACTCCAATAAAATTATTGATTCACAAAAAATTGAACAATTTAAGAAAACAAGCGAAGACCTAGTAAAGAAAACACAAGAGTTGGAAGAACTTACAAAAAAATATGATGAGATTAAAGAACAAATAACACAAGAACAATCCACATTACACAATATCCGAAAGCAGCAAATTGAAGTAGAAAAGGAGTTAGAAGAAGCAAATTCAAGGCTATACAACGCAAAGGATGAATTGGCTAAAAAAGATCAATTACAAGATGCTGATGATAATGATAATACAGGTATACTCACACCTTCAGAGAAAAAGTTCATTGAAGGTGAAAGTAATGATAAAAAAAGTTCTGCAGGAATAATAGAAGCAGCAAGTGCAGTAGTTGGATCATTAAAATCAAAACTTAACATGACACAAAAAGAACTTGAAACCATCCAATCACTATTAGAAAAAGAAAGAGAAGAACATGAAAAAACTAAACAAGACTATGAAAAAACTAAGCAAGAATTGGAAAAACTAAAAGAAATGCAAAATCCATAA
- a CDS encoding adenylate kinase: MLYLVENKRIVMIGIPGVGKTTLLSKIVKILTDNKKKITRISFGTLMFEVAKENGLIDRDELRKLPVAEQQRIQKLTAEKIASQNEEIMIIDTHAFINSPEGYYPGLPEHVLKIIKPTNFISISAKPEEIYNRRMTDDTRNRDKITLSNIKKELDVQSGMISACAVITGSPVKHILNGEGKVDEAANKIIKAIGL, translated from the coding sequence GTGCTTTACTTGGTAGAAAATAAAAGAATTGTAATGATAGGCATTCCAGGTGTTGGAAAAACAACATTGTTATCAAAAATTGTAAAAATACTAACTGATAATAAAAAAAAAATTACACGAATAAGTTTTGGAACCTTAATGTTTGAAGTTGCAAAAGAAAATGGACTAATTGATAGAGATGAACTTAGAAAATTACCAGTTGCAGAACAACAACGAATTCAGAAACTCACTGCAGAAAAAATTGCATCTCAAAATGAAGAAATTATGATCATTGATACTCATGCATTTATCAATTCTCCTGAGGGATACTATCCTGGATTGCCTGAACATGTTCTAAAAATCATAAAACCCACAAATTTCATCTCGATCTCTGCAAAACCTGAAGAAATCTACAATAGACGAATGACTGATGATACCCGTAATAGAGACAAGATCACCTTATCTAACATTAAAAAAGAGCTAGATGTTCAATCAGGCATGATTTCTGCATGTGCTGTAATTACTGGCTCCCCAGTAAAGCATATTCTAAATGGTGAGGGAAAGGTTGATGAAGCAGCAAATAAAATAATTAAGGCAATAGGACTGTAA
- a CDS encoding pyridoxamine 5'-phosphate oxidase family protein — MLITQEIKDFLNIHKLSYVATVSPDGKPNLSPKGTLIGWTPNTLAFADIRSPDTMNNIQSNPNVEINTVDPFSRKGYLFKGKARILEKNSLYEDILNYYRTHKVKSPINSIVLVAVSEVSKVTSPLYDMGISEQEIKLRWKKHFENL; from the coding sequence TTGCTGATAACACAAGAAATTAAAGATTTTTTGAATATACATAAACTATCTTACGTTGCAACGGTTTCACCTGACGGAAAACCGAATCTTTCTCCAAAAGGAACGCTAATTGGATGGACACCTAACACATTAGCTTTTGCAGATATCCGCTCACCAGATACAATGAATAATATTCAAAGTAATCCTAATGTTGAGATCAATACAGTTGATCCTTTTTCACGCAAGGGGTATTTGTTCAAAGGCAAAGCTAGGATTCTTGAAAAGAACTCACTATACGAGGACATCTTAAATTACTATAGAACACACAAGGTCAAGAGTCCAATTAATTCAATTGTTTTGGTGGCTGTATCAGAAGTATCTAAGGTAACTTCACCATTATATGATATGGGAATATCAGAGCAAGAAATTAAATTAAGATGGAAAAAACATTTTGAAAATTTATGA
- a CDS encoding EMC3/TMCO1 family protein gives MDFNFILLFIDSIHLQLDFLGQGSHALGSDDPIIKGLILGMFAVAGFGIVLNLFNAAVRRKMVDQVKLKRIMKETRGWQKERMAAMRAKDQAKISELGKKSSYMNKMSMEMMQMNMRPMLITFVPLILIFYLVLPQLFSYTVALSPIPLNVIPGDFFQLTCTAEQALEEGHVCFGQENALYLWAWYFLASISFSGIIMKLTKTSMDLG, from the coding sequence ATGGACTTTAACTTTATTCTACTCTTTATCGACTCAATACACCTCCAACTGGATTTTCTTGGTCAAGGAAGTCATGCGCTTGGAAGTGATGATCCTATAATCAAAGGGTTGATTCTTGGCATGTTTGCAGTAGCTGGATTTGGTATTGTGCTTAATCTCTTTAATGCTGCAGTTAGAAGAAAGATGGTTGATCAAGTAAAACTCAAACGTATTATGAAAGAGACACGAGGATGGCAAAAAGAAAGAATGGCTGCAATGAGGGCTAAAGATCAAGCAAAGATAAGCGAACTAGGAAAAAAGTCATCATACATGAACAAAATGTCAATGGAGATGATGCAGATGAATATGCGACCAATGTTAATTACATTTGTTCCTTTAATTCTAATATTCTATCTTGTGTTGCCACAACTATTTTCTTATACTGTTGCCCTTTCTCCAATACCATTAAATGTTATTCCAGGAGATTTCTTTCAACTAACATGTACTGCTGAACAAGCATTAGAAGAAGGTCATGTTTGCTTTGGTCAAGAAAATGCATTGTATCTTTGGGCATGGTACTTCCTTGCATCAATTTCATTTAGTGGAATTATAATGAAATTAACAAAGACATCGATGGATCTCGGTTGA
- a CDS encoding FAD-dependent oxidoreductase, translating to MARNFDVVIIGGGILGTSISYYLSCMNKSKKIVVIEQAHKVAFHTSGRNTGKVHAPYLYNPEKKKLFAKAAFHGYEMWEEYAALRKLPFKKDGVIEVALDQKSIKVLEKYLKWGKQNGLEDKDIKLMSDTELKKIEPEIKCEAALYVYKDGSTDYSIFTNSVMKDSENRGTKFILDTRVTKIKKEDDKWEITLDGEHKIFAKFLINAAGGEAVNIAHDAGVAKEFTDVHFRGEYWRAPKEYHDLTKTSVYSVPEFPDYPFLDPHWIIRVDGSCEIGPNAVPVFSPYGYDKTENIKEFIPKMLEMLGSGARKAIFDKQFQQLAINEMQSSMSKSAMIDRVKRFLPKINADKITQKGTAGIRSSVIDDNGKFVPDVILIDDSMSFHILNYNSPGATGALPFSAHIVNHLNTTGLLKSEDLNAQCGPWRFASIIDKL from the coding sequence TTGGCACGTAACTTTGATGTTGTGATTATTGGAGGAGGTATTCTTGGAACTTCAATCTCATACTATTTGTCATGTATGAACAAATCAAAGAAAATAGTTGTCATAGAGCAAGCACATAAAGTTGCATTTCACACCAGTGGACGAAATACAGGAAAAGTTCACGCCCCGTACCTATACAACCCTGAAAAGAAAAAATTGTTTGCAAAAGCTGCATTTCATGGTTATGAAATGTGGGAGGAATATGCTGCTTTACGAAAGTTGCCTTTTAAAAAAGATGGAGTAATTGAAGTTGCACTTGATCAAAAAAGTATCAAAGTTCTTGAGAAATATCTTAAATGGGGAAAACAAAATGGGCTTGAGGATAAGGATATAAAATTAATGAGCGATACCGAATTGAAAAAAATAGAACCTGAAATAAAGTGTGAAGCCGCACTGTATGTTTACAAAGACGGATCTACAGACTATTCAATATTTACAAATTCGGTTATGAAAGACAGTGAGAATAGAGGTACAAAGTTTATCTTAGACACAAGAGTTACTAAAATAAAAAAAGAAGATGACAAATGGGAAATCACATTAGATGGAGAACACAAAATATTTGCAAAATTTCTAATTAATGCTGCAGGTGGAGAAGCAGTAAATATTGCACATGATGCAGGAGTTGCAAAAGAATTCACAGATGTGCATTTCAGAGGAGAGTATTGGAGGGCACCAAAAGAATATCATGACTTGACTAAAACAAGTGTATACTCTGTTCCTGAATTTCCAGACTATCCATTTTTGGATCCACATTGGATTATCAGAGTAGATGGTAGTTGTGAGATTGGTCCAAATGCAGTTCCAGTGTTTAGTCCATATGGATATGATAAAACAGAAAACATCAAGGAGTTTATTCCAAAGATGTTAGAAATGCTTGGCTCTGGTGCAAGAAAAGCAATTTTTGATAAACAATTTCAGCAACTTGCAATAAATGAGATGCAATCATCAATGTCAAAATCAGCAATGATTGATAGAGTAAAAAGATTCTTACCAAAAATTAATGCAGATAAAATTACTCAAAAAGGTACTGCTGGAATCAGATCATCAGTTATTGATGATAATGGGAAGTTTGTTCCAGATGTAATTTTAATTGATGACTCTATGTCATTTCATATTTTAAATTACAATTCACCTGGAGCAACTGGGGCATTACCATTTTCAGCACACATTGTAAACCATCTAAACACAACAGGACTGCTAAAGAGCGAAGATCTAAATGCACAATGTGGACCGTGGAGATTTGCAAGCATTATAGATAAATTATAA
- the lysS gene encoding lysine--tRNA ligase — protein sequence MSEQEILGKGTWIDKLASELLEREKVLGRSLNLLRVESGLGASGVPHIGSLGDAVRAYGVKLALENFGYKSELIAYSDDLDGLRKIPEGFPSSLEEHLAKPVSLIPDPYGCHDSYGMHMSSILLDGLDKVGIKFEFRRAIDTYKNGLLKEQIHTILLNSAKIGEKISELVGQEKYQKYLPYFPVCANCNRLYTAEATEYIADEKKVKYRCHDTEIGSKIIKGCGHEGEADITKDLGKLAWKVEFAARWSAFDIRFEAYGKDIMDSVKVNDWVADEILQSPHPHHVKYEMFLDKGGKKISKSLGNVITAQKWLEFGTPKSILLLLYKRITGARELGFEDIPSLITEYNELEDIYFGKIKVDNQAKLTKSKGLYEYVNLLNPPKQPNTHVNYRLLIELTKIFKENRTERVIKKLLDYGVIKKPEPEIEELIRLAGNFSDEFDQQEKIQINLQENEKKALKILVDALNTDGELEDIQNTIYQIAKSNNIEPKNFFKILYQIILGTLRGPKIGPFISDIGRKQVAKKLSEYT from the coding sequence ATGTCAGAGCAAGAAATTCTTGGTAAAGGAACCTGGATTGACAAGTTAGCTTCAGAATTACTTGAAAGAGAAAAAGTTCTTGGAAGAAGTCTGAATCTACTAAGGGTTGAAAGCGGTCTTGGTGCATCAGGAGTGCCACATATTGGAAGTCTTGGTGATGCAGTAAGGGCGTATGGTGTTAAATTAGCATTAGAGAACTTTGGTTACAAATCAGAACTAATTGCCTATTCTGATGATCTTGATGGATTACGAAAAATTCCAGAAGGATTCCCTAGTTCATTAGAAGAACATTTGGCAAAACCAGTTTCATTAATCCCTGATCCATATGGATGTCATGATTCATACGGTATGCATATGAGTAGTATTCTTCTAGATGGATTAGATAAAGTAGGGATAAAATTTGAATTCAGAAGAGCCATTGACACTTATAAAAATGGGTTGCTAAAAGAGCAAATCCACACCATATTACTAAACAGTGCAAAAATAGGTGAAAAAATTTCAGAATTGGTAGGACAAGAAAAATACCAAAAATATCTACCTTATTTTCCAGTTTGTGCAAATTGTAATCGACTTTACACAGCTGAAGCCACTGAATACATTGCAGATGAAAAGAAAGTAAAGTACAGATGTCATGACACAGAAATCGGCTCAAAAATAATCAAGGGATGCGGTCATGAAGGTGAGGCAGATATCACAAAAGACCTTGGAAAACTTGCCTGGAAGGTAGAGTTTGCTGCAAGATGGTCTGCATTTGATATCCGATTTGAAGCATATGGAAAAGATATCATGGACTCTGTAAAGGTCAATGACTGGGTAGCAGACGAAATTTTACAATCTCCACACCCACATCATGTAAAATATGAAATGTTTTTAGACAAAGGTGGAAAAAAGATTTCAAAATCCTTAGGAAATGTAATTACTGCTCAAAAATGGCTCGAGTTTGGCACCCCAAAATCCATTCTATTATTATTATACAAAAGAATTACAGGTGCAAGAGAATTAGGATTCGAAGATATCCCATCACTAATTACGGAATATAATGAACTTGAGGATATTTACTTTGGAAAAATCAAAGTAGATAATCAAGCAAAATTAACAAAATCAAAAGGACTTTACGAGTATGTTAATCTGTTAAACCCTCCAAAACAACCAAACACACATGTTAATTACAGACTTTTAATAGAATTGACAAAAATATTCAAAGAAAACAGAACTGAAAGAGTAATAAAAAAATTATTAGATTATGGAGTAATAAAAAAACCTGAACCTGAAATTGAAGAATTAATAAGACTTGCAGGAAATTTTTCCGATGAATTTGATCAACAAGAAAAAATACAAATAAATTTACAGGAAAATGAAAAAAAAGCCTTGAAAATTCTGGTCGATGCACTAAATACAGATGGAGAACTAGAAGATATTCAGAATACAATATATCAAATTGCTAAATCAAATAATATTGAACCAAAAAATTTCTTTAAGATCTTATACCAAATTATTCTTGGCACATTGAGAGGACCAAAGATTGGGCCATTCATATCTGATATTGGAAGAAAACAAGTAGCAAAAAAACTATCAGAGTACACATAA
- the secY gene encoding preprotein translocase subunit SecY encodes MAEGSITAIIRKVVFKAEPYIPQVPKPKKKISLPTRLLWCGIALLIYMIMGQTPLFGATAPQFDFLAFARVIFASQQGTLVELGIGPIVTAGLLMQLLRGSEILKFDFKKPEERGIFQTATKLVTYVVIVAESIVYAIAVYGPGVSEPYFLYVMIGQLMAASILIMFLDELIQKGWGLGSGISLFIMAGVAQQILWSLFSPLPAGDGGSIGIIPYLGQSIMAGDITNTIFRANSLPSIFGIFLTAGVLLILVFTQGMKIEIPIVSTKYRGFSAVYPIKLMYVSNIPVILASALTANAVFIFQMLWANLNPRNNNFFVNFIAQFDPTSPSTPIGGLIYYVTPPRGLDVAALDPMRAVGYVLFMVGIVILFGRLWVELGGLSPKSAAQNLLDADVQIPGFRRSNKPVEALLNKYIPSVTIIGSAILGLLAGVSDVLGVFGSGIGILLMVDILINYYTQLVRERVEVVMPRLGALLGRK; translated from the coding sequence ATGGCTGAAGGTAGTATTACTGCTATTATCCGAAAAGTTGTTTTCAAAGCAGAACCTTACATTCCTCAGGTTCCAAAACCAAAAAAGAAAATCTCACTACCAACTAGATTACTTTGGTGTGGCATTGCATTACTAATCTATATGATAATGGGTCAGACCCCATTGTTTGGTGCAACAGCACCGCAGTTTGACTTTCTAGCCTTTGCTAGAGTAATTTTTGCATCACAACAGGGTACTTTGGTTGAATTGGGGATTGGCCCGATAGTAACGGCTGGACTCTTGATGCAATTATTGAGAGGTTCAGAAATTCTTAAATTTGATTTCAAAAAACCTGAAGAACGAGGAATCTTTCAGACTGCTACCAAGTTGGTAACATATGTTGTAATTGTAGCTGAATCTATTGTATATGCTATAGCCGTTTATGGTCCTGGTGTAAGTGAGCCGTATTTCTTGTATGTAATGATTGGCCAATTAATGGCGGCATCTATTCTCATCATGTTCTTAGATGAATTAATTCAAAAGGGATGGGGTCTAGGCAGTGGAATCAGTTTATTCATTATGGCCGGTGTTGCTCAGCAAATTCTTTGGAGTTTGTTTAGTCCTCTGCCTGCAGGAGATGGTGGGTCGATAGGTATCATTCCATATTTAGGACAATCTATTATGGCCGGTGATATTACAAATACAATATTTCGTGCTAATAGTCTCCCGAGCATATTTGGTATATTTTTGACTGCTGGCGTATTGTTAATTCTTGTATTCACTCAAGGTATGAAAATTGAAATTCCAATTGTCTCTACAAAGTATAGAGGTTTTTCTGCTGTTTATCCAATCAAATTGATGTATGTTTCTAACATTCCAGTTATCTTGGCATCTGCATTAACTGCAAATGCTGTATTCATATTCCAAATGTTATGGGCAAATCTTAACCCGCGAAATAATAATTTCTTTGTAAACTTTATTGCGCAATTTGACCCGACAAGCCCGTCTACACCGATTGGTGGTCTTATCTATTATGTCACCCCTCCAAGAGGATTAGATGTTGCTGCTTTAGATCCAATGCGTGCAGTAGGATATGTCTTATTTATGGTCGGAATTGTTATTCTGTTTGGTAGATTGTGGGTTGAGCTTGGAGGTTTGTCTCCAAAGAGTGCGGCTCAGAATTTACTTGACGCAGATGTACAAATCCCTGGATTTAGAAGATCAAACAAACCAGTTGAAGCCTTGCTGAACAAATACATCCCATCAGTTACAATTATTGGCTCTGCAATTTTAGGTCTATTAGCAGGTGTCTCTGATGTTCTTGGTGTATTTGGTTCTGGAATTGGAATTTTATTAATGGTAGATATTCTCATCAATTACTATACGCAGTTAGTTAGAGAACGAGTGGAAGTTGTCATGCCACGTTTGGGTGCTTTACTTGGTAGAAAATAA
- a CDS encoding tRNA uridine(34) 5-carboxymethylaminomethyl modification radical SAM/GNAT enzyme Elp3 yields the protein MNKLNPIFSKACNEITQSLLTINEPSKKQVKEEIIKICTKYALDRIPKNYEILSVVKKEDFDKLRKVLVRKPAKTASGVAVIALMPKPYACPHGRCTYCPGGIEFNSPNSYTGKEPSSLNAIENEFDPKLQIVSKIEKLIAFGHDPSKMEIVIVGGTFLFMPKDYQINFIKSCYDALNGIDSKDLEEAKSNNEHASIRNVGFTIETKPDYCKKEHVDLMLSYGITRIEIGVQSLQERVYELVNRGHNYNDVVDSFQISKDAGYKIVAHMMPGLPTMTPEGDIADFKKLFSDPQLRPDMLKIYPSLVIANTPLYEEYKAGKYTPYSDEDMIKVLTEAKRNVPKWVRIMRVQREISPNEIIAGPKSGNLRQIVHQNLAKKGFSCKCIRCREAGLSKKKSDMESIKLNRIDYDSSGGKEVFLSYEDKNESIYGFLRLRKPSVDAHRDEINENTCIVREIHVYGKSLRLGEKEESEIQHSGLGKSLMKEAEKISKEEFDAKEILVISAVGTREYYQKLGYSLYGPYMSKTLN from the coding sequence ATGAATAAACTAAATCCAATTTTTTCTAAGGCATGTAATGAAATCACTCAAAGCCTTCTAACAATTAACGAACCAAGTAAAAAACAAGTAAAAGAAGAAATAATAAAAATTTGTACAAAATATGCTCTAGATAGAATTCCTAAAAATTATGAGATATTATCCGTGGTTAAAAAAGAGGATTTTGATAAACTAAGAAAAGTGTTGGTTAGAAAACCAGCAAAAACCGCATCCGGAGTTGCAGTTATTGCTTTAATGCCAAAACCGTATGCATGTCCACATGGGAGATGTACTTATTGTCCAGGAGGAATTGAATTCAACTCTCCAAACAGTTACACTGGAAAAGAACCATCTTCACTTAACGCAATTGAAAATGAATTTGATCCTAAATTACAAATCGTCTCAAAAATTGAAAAATTAATTGCGTTTGGACATGACCCCTCTAAAATGGAGATTGTGATTGTTGGTGGTACATTTCTATTTATGCCAAAAGATTATCAGATTAATTTTATCAAATCGTGTTATGATGCTCTAAATGGAATAGACTCAAAAGATCTAGAAGAAGCCAAATCAAATAACGAACACGCATCAATAAGAAATGTAGGATTTACAATTGAAACAAAACCTGACTATTGTAAAAAAGAACATGTTGACTTGATGTTGAGTTATGGAATTACTAGAATAGAGATTGGAGTGCAATCATTACAGGAACGAGTATATGAATTAGTCAACAGAGGTCACAATTACAATGATGTGGTAGACTCGTTTCAGATTTCAAAAGATGCAGGATACAAGATTGTTGCACACATGATGCCCGGATTGCCTACAATGACACCTGAAGGAGACATTGCAGATTTTAAAAAATTATTCTCAGATCCACAGTTACGTCCAGACATGCTAAAGATTTATCCTTCATTAGTTATTGCAAATACTCCACTTTATGAAGAATACAAAGCAGGAAAGTACACTCCATATTCTGATGAAGATATGATCAAAGTTCTAACCGAAGCAAAAAGAAATGTTCCAAAATGGGTACGAATAATGCGAGTGCAAAGAGAAATTTCCCCAAACGAGATTATTGCAGGTCCTAAATCAGGTAATCTTAGGCAGATTGTTCATCAAAACCTAGCAAAAAAAGGATTTTCATGTAAATGTATACGATGCAGAGAAGCAGGCCTATCAAAGAAAAAATCAGATATGGAATCTATCAAATTAAACAGAATAGATTATGATTCATCAGGAGGCAAAGAAGTATTTCTCTCTTATGAAGACAAAAATGAATCAATTTATGGATTCTTGAGATTAAGAAAACCAAGTGTTGATGCACATAGAGATGAAATTAATGAGAACACCTGTATCGTAAGAGAGATTCATGTTTATGGAAAATCCTTAAGACTGGGAGAAAAAGAAGAAAGTGAAATACAGCATTCAGGATTAGGAAAAAGTTTGATGAAAGAAGCTGAGAAGATATCAAAAGAAGAGTTTGATGCCAAAGAAATTCTAGTAATCAGTGCAGTTGGGACAAGGGAATATTACCAAAAATTAGGGTATTCGTTATATGGCCCATATATGAGCAAGACATTGAACTAG
- a CDS encoding 50S ribosomal protein L15: MATRLRKTRRLRGGRHMGWGQVGQHRASGHKGGLGVTGMKKHHRSTMLKEDPDHYGHDIPKTPHPNIIKKWTSVRDLDDLYTKFGKEEGGKKIIDLESAGYDKLLGGGKLVNTYSVKVQQFTASAEEKLKSVGGEVLLNNG, encoded by the coding sequence ATGGCAACAAGATTAAGAAAGACTCGAAGACTAAGAGGCGGACGACATATGGGATGGGGACAAGTAGGTCAACATCGTGCCAGTGGTCATAAAGGTGGTCTTGGAGTTACTGGTATGAAGAAACATCATAGAAGCACTATGCTAAAAGAAGATCCAGATCATTATGGTCATGATATCCCTAAAACACCTCACCCAAATATTATAAAAAAATGGACTAGCGTCAGAGATCTTGATGACTTGTACACAAAGTTCGGTAAAGAAGAAGGGGGGAAGAAAATCATAGACCTTGAAAGTGCAGGATATGATAAACTCCTTGGTGGCGGAAAACTTGTTAACACGTATTCCGTCAAAGTACAACAATTTACCGCATCTGCAGAAGAGAAACTAAAATCTGTTGGGGGAGAAGTGTTACTTAACAATGGCTGA
- a CDS encoding cytidylate kinase family protein, whose product MKSIVISGPPAVGKTTVAKGLAEEFQLQYLSGGDVLKEMAKEQGFDSDSEDWWDTDEGMKFLSQREQNSEFDKKLDQKLILLFNEGGMVITSYTLPWLIKDGIKIWLDGSHESSSKRMQTRDNMSQNEAYEITKKRFDKNKALYKKLYDFNFGYDESVFDLIINTDNLSAQQVIDMAKETVRKLL is encoded by the coding sequence ATGAAATCTATTGTCATTTCTGGTCCTCCTGCAGTAGGCAAAACAACTGTTGCTAAAGGATTAGCAGAAGAATTTCAACTACAATACCTTAGTGGAGGGGATGTGTTAAAGGAAATGGCAAAAGAGCAAGGCTTTGATTCTGATAGTGAAGATTGGTGGGATACTGATGAAGGTATGAAATTTCTAAGTCAACGTGAACAAAATTCAGAATTTGATAAAAAATTGGATCAAAAATTAATTCTGCTTTTCAATGAAGGTGGAATGGTAATTACCAGCTACACTCTTCCGTGGCTGATAAAAGATGGGATTAAAATCTGGTTAGATGGCTCACATGAAAGCAGCTCCAAAAGAATGCAAACAAGAGATAATATGAGCCAAAATGAAGCTTATGAAATAACAAAAAAGCGTTTTGATAAGAATAAAGCATTATACAAAAAACTTTATGATTTTAATTTTGGCTATGATGAATCTGTGTTTGATTTAATAATTAACACTGACAATCTTTCTGCACAACAAGTAATTGATATGGCAAAAGAAACTGTGAGAAAACTACTATGA
- a CDS encoding RNA-guided pseudouridylation complex pseudouridine synthase subunit Cbf5 — MTLKQLENLIEIDQDITDDAYGTYYDKRTIEQLLNYGIILLDKPPGPTSHETVAWTKRLLKIPKIGHSGTLDPQVSGVLPLGLGEATKALGVLLYGPKEYHALGRIHSLPSKEKLNEVIAMFQGEIFQKPPQRSAVVRQTRTRTIYEFELLEQKERLLLTRILCEAGTYVRKLYYDIGEILGPGATMVELRRTRVDQFSEKDGLVTLHELANAFALWEEKKDFSKLMTMIKPVEYALSELKSVIIRDSAVDAMCHGAQLAIPGILKISPNLKKGDIVGIYTQKGEAVALAEASMSEEDIREATKGYAFVTNRIIMAPNTYPKKWRTKPTTPKD, encoded by the coding sequence ATGACACTAAAACAACTTGAAAATTTAATTGAAATTGATCAGGATATTACTGATGATGCCTATGGAACATATTATGATAAACGAACAATTGAGCAGCTGCTAAACTATGGAATAATTCTACTGGACAAACCACCAGGTCCTACAAGTCATGAAACTGTTGCATGGACAAAACGTCTTTTGAAGATTCCAAAAATTGGTCACAGTGGAACACTAGATCCGCAAGTTTCAGGAGTATTGCCTCTTGGACTAGGAGAGGCAACTAAGGCCCTGGGAGTTTTACTTTATGGTCCAAAAGAGTATCATGCGCTAGGACGAATTCATTCACTACCATCTAAAGAAAAACTAAATGAAGTAATTGCTATGTTTCAAGGGGAAATCTTTCAAAAACCACCACAACGTTCAGCAGTTGTAAGACAAACAAGAACTAGAACTATTTATGAATTTGAATTGCTAGAACAAAAAGAGAGACTACTCTTAACAAGAATCCTGTGTGAGGCAGGAACATATGTACGAAAATTATACTATGATATTGGAGAGATTCTAGGTCCTGGCGCAACAATGGTTGAGCTCAGACGTACTAGAGTTGATCAGTTTTCTGAAAAGGATGGACTAGTAACTTTACATGAACTTGCAAACGCCTTTGCTTTGTGGGAAGAGAAAAAAGATTTCAGTAAATTAATGACGATGATCAAGCCAGTAGAATATGCTCTTAGTGAGTTAAAATCCGTAATTATTCGTGATTCTGCAGTAGATGCTATGTGTCATGGTGCACAACTTGCAATTCCTGGTATATTGAAAATTTCACCAAATCTCAAAAAGGGTGATATTGTTGGAATTTATACTCAAAAAGGAGAGGCAGTAGCATTAGCTGAAGCTTCTATGTCTGAAGAAGATATTCGTGAAGCAACAAAGGGGTACGCATTTGTTACAAACAGAATCATTATGGCTCCAAACACGTATCCTAAAAAATGGAGAACCAAACCAACCACTCCGAAGGATTAA